The following DNA comes from Fusarium fujikuroi IMI 58289 draft genome, chromosome FFUJ_chr03.
GTCTGAGTCTTCTGAGGATACATATAAGTCATCTTCGTCCAATAAAGAATCTGGAGGCATTATGGCAAATGTGATGTTGAAACTTGGCGCCCTATTATATCTGTCGCGTGAAGTTGAATAACTCAGTGAGGTAAGGTGCAGATCTGCGCGGGTTTAAGAAGTGGGTCGTGGTAGGTAGCCAATCAAGCAATCAATCAATATATGCATTGCATTCATCACTCACCTAATGATGGTATACACGAAGTATACTCCTTGTGGGGTGCTTGCTTTAATCCGTACCTATTCAGCGACTTCATCTAAGAGCGATATCATGAACTAACCCTAGTGTTTGGGTAAAACAAGAATGCACCTGTACCATGTGGTTATTCAAACTCCAAGGTCCTTTCATTAAGAGTGCGAGTAAATCAATAAGGGAGCAGGGGTACTTCCAGATGGGAGAAGCTACGGCAAACCGATTATTTCTAGGAAATTCTACTCGGTAGCAAGGATAGACGACTGATGTATTTCTTTCGTAGGGATGCGTATAGAGTACCTGACAGTGCATCTGGCGGTGAAATGAAAACGGCGCGAGACCAAACTTCACCATATTGACATGCCTCAGTCACAACTGGTTACTCGTCCTAAAGATAGTGAGAACTGTTATCGactatagaaatataagagACTACGCAGACTGGCCAGTACCAACGATCACGGTGGCTTTCGTAATAGCAGTGAGTGAGAGGATGTATCATTTCATGTGCCTATCTAGTAGATATTCTTCGTCATGAACTAGGAGGAAAAGAGCCGGAGAACCGGGGTGGTAGACAAAGCCAGCCAGCGCCGCGCCCAGGCAAAGTTCAACCAGACCAGACCGCCTGACTGACTGCCTGACTACTTCTTTCGTAAATGACTCCCACCTTCTCGGCCCCACGtaaccttcttctttctttctttctcttcttcctaaTTGGCGATTGATAACCAAACTGTTTGCCATGAGTTCCGACGATGATTTCGAGATCAAAGTTTCCGAACTGGCAGCAGACGATCCTATGAGAGCTTTCTTGCCCACATCATTTGGGAAGAAATCGAAAGAGACAGATGTCGCAGCCCAAATCGAAAGAAGTCGCAGAAAAGTCGCAGAAGTCAGtggtggaaagaagaagaagaagaagcagcaagATTCTAGTGATGACTCCGACAGCGACAACAGCGACGATTCCGACCAAGATGAATTCCCTCTATCACACGAGCTTGTTCTCAAAACCCACGATCGCGCTGTCACCACAGTCTCACTAGACCCAGCAGGAGGACGCTTAGCAACTGCGTCCACAGACTGTACTGTCAAGTTGCATGACTTTGCTTCTATGACTCCCAGCACGCTGAGATCTTTCCGATCCGTCGACCCCTACGAAACGAAGGCATCCGACGTTAACTCGCAATCGCATCCTATCCACCGCATAGAATTCAACCCTCTAGCAGGAGGCGTCTTGCTTTGTGTGTCAGCGCATCCCCAAGCGAAGATACTGTCGCGGGATGGCGATATTATTACCGAATTTGTTAAGGGAGACATGTACCTTCGTGATATGCACAACACCAAGGGCCACATATCCGAAATCACGACTGGCACCTGGCACCCCACTGACAAAAACTTGTGCGTAACTGCGGGTACAGACAGCACACTGAGAATTTGGGATATCAACAATAAGCGGACGCAGAGAGATGTCGTTGTGTTCAAATCCAAAGCCGCTGGCTCTGCTGGTCGAACCAAGATGACCGCTGTTGCGTGGGGATCTTCACCCCAAGGAAACAGCAACGTCCTTGTCGCAGCAGCTTTGGATGGCTCGCTGGTCATGTACAGTGGCAATAGTCCTTTCTCACGACCTGCAGGAGAAATTCGCGACGCACATAAACCGCAATCGTGGACCAGTGGCATTGATGTATCGTCCGATGGTCGCATGGTAGTCACAAGAGGAGGCGATGATTTGATCAAACTATGGGACACTCGTAAATTCACGAAGCCTCTTGTCACAGTCGCGCATATCTCAACCTCAGACCATTTCCCTACGAGCAACATCAAGTATGCGCCAAACTCGACAAACATCATCACGGGCTCCGCGACCGGCCATCTCCACATTCTGAATCCTGGCAATCTGCGCGCAGAATATGTCACTGAAATAACACCTGGGTCACCACTAATAACAGTGGATTGGCATCCCAAGATTAATCAGATCGTTACAGGTTCAGCTAATGCCGAGACTCATGTCTTGTACAACCCGCAGATGTCGAATAGAGGCGCTGTAGACGTCATGTCACGAGCACCGAAGAAGCGGCATATTGACGACAATCCTGAATTAACAATGGACCAGTCTGTTGGCGTATCTGGTGATGCGATTGTAGTGCCAGGTgcgacaagaagctcaaagccATCTGGGGTTACAGTATCAGGCCGCTCGAAAGATCCTCGACGCCCCTACATCCCCCAACAGACACCATTTCAGAAGAACCAGCCGGACGAGAAGCTCATCGCAGAGAATATTCCTCTTGCGCGCATGCTGCACGAAGATCCACGAGAAGCTCTACTGAAATACGCAGACAAGGCCCAGAGTGACCCTATGTTTACGAAAGCCTGGAGTAAGACGCAGCCACAAACCCAATACGCGGAGCTgagcgacgaggaagatggtcCCGACAAGAAAAGGCTCAAGAGGTGAGACCACTAACACATGCTGGAGGTTATAGGGGGCTTAAGATTGTGTCTGGAACATACAAGAGCCCAGTAAGAGCCTACGACGTCCTTAGGCCTCCCCAGCTCGTGTTACGCGGTAATTGATTGATTTGAAGCCATCCACTTCTCGCTACTCGGTGAGATAGATCTAGTCATCTCGGTAAAAATAACACATTAgcttttctccctcttccaGGCAGAATAGACTCTATTTCTCTTCTATCCAATATCAACACCCAGAAAATAAGCCATTTGATATATGCTTTTATCATGAGTCAACCATTCCTTCTGCTTATTGGTCCTTATGAGCCGAAAGAGCACTCCGTATGTATTTTTGTGGGCCTGACACCGGCGTTGATTGATTGGCTGCTGATCTTTTTGACATAAATACGAGCCTTCCAGTAGGCACCGCAGCATAAGTCAAAGTCGTGATCTTTAAGCTGCATTATCAAGGGTACTTTGGTTTGTCCTATAGATGTATGTGAAGAAATACATCCTTGATACTGATATTTTTATGGGATAGACCCTAAAGAGATACCTCGGAGGTGCTATTTGGCTCATCAGGGATATAAAAAGACTGCTGTATTTTCTTCAGTGTGACTGCACCAGAAGATTCAGTCCAGCCAATGCAGCATAAGAATTTTGATTACGTAATACCccttcttggctgcctcAGGCGCACCGCGTAAATTGGGGCCGCTTCAATCTGACAGGGGGGGGGCCGTGCTGAAAAATACTCTGGCTGGCCGACTCAAGACCGCACCAACCATCACGCTGCATCTTGTTCAGTTGTGCCTTCACCactccccatcatcaaccgGCGAGCGCGCGCATCCAAAAAATCGCCAGGGCCCTTTTAAACCATCGGCTCTCATCGAGAGAGACCACCGAATCCGTGTTGCACGCGATTTTTACGCCGCCCCGATCCCCTGTACCGATTCAATACGCGCTTTGTCGCCACATCGCACACTTTCCCTTCAGCATTCGACCTTCGGACCATCGAGTGTCCATTCCCGTGCTTCTAGCAACTCACTGCAACCGCCGCGTTCCAAACTTGAAGGTTGCTCCACGCCAAGGCTATTCCACGCGCCATCTCCAACGTGTCGCCAATTTCTTGACGAATCCTTTCAACGTGTTCTTGAACATTGTCCTTTTTGCTTCGATTCCGACGCGTTCATTATcccttaattaatttctGCGTCAAGCATTCGTTTTCGCGACGCCGAAGCACGTCCCATCTTGCGCGACATGCCCCATAGGTAGCTGCATCTTCACAACTAATTAACCGATTTGACTATCAAAAAGTCAACGCGCCGTACACTTCATTCACCATGGCGTCGGTGCATGCACCACATGCTGTTCAGCACCCAGGCGCGCCAATGCCTGCTGGCGCGACCAAGCAACAGGCAGAAGAAGTTTTCAGGGTATGCTCTCATTATGgactctttcttcttctttcaatACCATTTATTGCCTCGGACTATCAATGCTGATACATCATATAGAAACTTAGGCAGATGAAGGAGCAAGGCGTGCCACCGTCGGACCCTGAATACATCAAGGCTTCACAGTTCTTGATGAGTTTCCAACAGCAACACACCATGCGACGTAATCAGCAGCAATTcctgcagcagcaacaaaagCAACAGATGCAGAATGCAACAAACGGTACGCCTGCAAACGGTGTTATGCCTGGACGTTCTATGCAGCAAGGTTCGCCCCAATCGACTCAACCCCCTTCTAATCCGCTCGGTGCCTCCGCAATGCCAAACCAAACGACTCCTACTCCTGCATCCACTGGAACGTCTCCATCGACTGCACCATCTTCGAACCATTTCACGCAGCAACAGCTCGGTCTACTTCGACAGCAGATCCATGCTTTCAAATTGCTGGGGAAAAACGCCGGAGTCTCTCTACAGCTGCAGCAGGCCATATTCAACCAGCGCCATCGTAGGCAAGCCGCCATCGCCGATGCTGCGCAGGTGATCCAAGCGACTAAATCGAACCAGGCAGATCCCGAATCCACTAAAGATGGACAGAACGGACCTGGAGCTGTGACAGAAGACGAGGGCTCGGACATTCCTAAGGCGCATACATTCAAGACAGTAAAGTCCCCCTATGGCACCAGTATGATTCGCCCCGAAATCAAGTACTTTGATCATTCACAACGGAAGAATCGCTGGTTTATTCCTGGTGTATTCCCTACTGGTATTGATTTTGATCATTTGCGATACGAACGAGAAGTTGTTGTCTCGAACAGGATGAGACAGCGATATGCCGAGTTGAAGAATCTGCCCGGTGACTTGGCCCACTGGGACTCTTCCAAGGAAACACTAGAGGCCGACGACTCTCTCAAGCGAAAAGCAATAATTGAGATGAAAAGCATAGCTCTCTACGCCAAGCAACGGGCTCTTCGGGATAAGATCGGACGTCAAATGATACATTACGATAACCTCGCCATGACCACAAATCGATCCGGTTTCCGCCgaatgaagaagcagaatgtCCGTGAGGCTCGTATTACCGAAAAGCTCGAGAAGCAGCAACGCGATGCCCGCGAGAaccgagagaagaagaagcacacCGATTTCCTTCGAGCTATCTACACCCACCGTCAAGAAATCCAAGATTCTGCTTCTTCGCAACGTAACAAGTCGCACAAGCTCTCTCGTCTTATGTACCAGCAACACTTTAACATCGAAaaggaggagcagaagcgTATCGAGAGAACGGCCAAACAGCGTCTCCAGGCTCTCAAGGCCAACGACGAAGAGGCTTACCttaagcttcttgaccaggCCAAAGATACCCGTATCACGCACTTGCTCAAGCAAACCGATGGCTTCTTACATCAACTCGCGTCATCAGTCAAGGCTCAACAACGACAGGCAGCCGAGCGCTATGGTGACGGGGATGATCCGCAGATGGATGATGCCAGTGATtacgatgaggacgacgaaagcagcaagaagatcgatTACTATGCTGTGGCACATCGCATTCGTGAGGAGGTTACCGAGCAAGCCAACATGCTCGTGGGCGGTAAGCTCAAGGAGTATCAAGTCAAGGGTCTCCAATGGATGATCTCACTCTACAACAACAATCTGAACGGtatcttggctgatgaaATGGGTCTCGGAAAGACCATTCAAACTATCAGTCTAATCACTTACCTGATTGAGAGGAAACAACAGGCTGGACCATACCTTGTCATTGTGCCTCTGAGTACGTTGACAAACTGGAACTTGGAATTCGAAAGATGGGCTCCTTCTGTGAGCCGTATTGTCTACAAGGGACCTCCCAATGCTCGCAAACAGCAGCAAGACAAGATTCGGCAAGGAGGGTTCCAAGTATTACTCACGACATATGAGTACATCATCAAGGATCGCCCTATTCTAAGCAAGATCAAGTGGTTCCACATGATTATTGATGAGGGTCATCGAATGAAGAACTCAAACTCCAAATTGAGCTTTACCATTCAGCAATACTATCATACCCGTTTTCGACTCATTCTCACCGGTACTCCTTTACAAAACAACCTCTCTGAACTCTGGGCTATGCTCAATTTTGTTCTGCCGAACATTTTCAAATCTGCAACGACTTTTGATGAGTGGTTCAATACCCCCTTCGCGAACACTGGCGGCCAGGATAAGATGGAACTTACCGAAGAAGAGCAAATTCTCGTCATCAGGCGTCTTCACAAGGTCTTGCGACCCTTCCTTCTCCGCCGTTTGAAAAAGGATGTCGAAAAGGACCTTCCCGACAAGACAGAGAAGGTCATCAAGTGCAAGTTCTCCGCCCTTCAGTCCAAGTTGTACAAACAGATGGTCACCCACAACAGACTCGTCGTTAGTGATGGCAAGGGCGGAAAGACTGGTGCTCGCGGATTGAGCAACATGATTATGCAGCTCCGGAAGCTATGCAACCACCCGTTCGTTTTCGATGTTGTAGAAAACGTCATGAATCCTATGAACGTCAGCAATGATCTCTTGTGGAGGACAGCAGGAAAATTCGAGCTGCTTGACAGAATTCTCCCTAAGTATCAAGCAACTGGGCATCgagtcttgatgttcttcCAGATGACTGCGATCATGGATATCATGGAAGATTATCTGCGTTACAAGCGATTCGAGTACCTCCGATTGGATGGTACGACCAAATCCGACGAGCGCTCCGACTTGCTTCGAGAGTTCAATGCCCCTGACTCTAAGTACTTCATGTTCTTGCTATCCACCCGCGCAGGTGGTCTTGGCCTCAATTTGCAGACCGCTGATACCGTCATTATCTACGATTCCGATTGGAATCCTCATCAGGATCTGCAGGCCCAGGATCGTGCTCATCGTATTGGCCAGAAGAATGAAGTCCGGATCCTCCGACTCATCAGCTCCAATTCAgtagaagagaagattcTCGAGCGAGCAAGATTCAAACTTGATATGGATGGCAAGGTTATTCAGGCTGGTCGTTTCGACAACAAGTCATCTGAGACCGACCGTGACGCTATGCTTCGAACATTGTTGGAGACTGCTGATATGGCGGAATCCGGtgagcaagatgagatggaggatgaagaactcAACATGCTCCTTGCGcgcagtgatgatgagataaCTGTGTTCCAGAAGATTGACGAGGAGAGACAGAGAACTTCGCCCTATGGCAATGGACCAGGCAGCAAACCTCGACTTATGGGTGAGGATGAATTGCCAGATATCTATTTGAATGAGGGCAATCCTATTTCGGATGAGACGGAGGATGTTGTGCTGGGTCGTGGTGCGCGTGAACGCACCAAAGTCAAATACGACGATGGTCTCACTGAAGAGCAATGGCTTATGGCtgtggatgacgatgatgactctCCAGAAGCAGCTGCGGCTCGCAAGCAAGCCCGAAAGGACAGGCGAGAGAATAACAGACTGAAGAAGTCTGGAGTCTCCAACTCGGTGGACGAATCGCCATCGGGTAGTAGAGCAAGCACTGAGGAGATTGAAACCCCCAAGAAACGAGGTCGTAAACCAGGCAGCAAGaacgagaagcgcaaggccgAGGACGGTAATGATGAGCCTCCTCCTAAAAAGCGACGTGGGCCACAAGGACGCCCCAGCAAAGTCAGTCTGGAGTCACGACTTCCACCACATCAGCGGGAAGTCTTACAAAGGAGTCTCCGTAACTTGTACGATGCTCTAATGACTTTGGAGGTGGACGATATTGAACCCCCCGAGGATGACGAGTCGGATCCTGGCAAGCGTCTCATCATCGGACCCTTCGTCAAACTGCCTCCCAAGCGCGATTACGCGGACTACTATCTCATCATTCAGAACCCTATCTGCATGAACCAGATACAGACTCGGATCAAAAAGGAGGAATACACATCATTAAGTGGACTGCGAAAGGACATCGAATTGATGATCCGCAACTGTCAAACTTACAACGAGGATGGAAGCATTCTGTATCAAGATGCTAAGGTCATGAACGTAAGCATAATCTGTCTGTGGTTATTCGTCTGATTTGTCGCTAACGTGTTGTAGGAATTCTTTAACTCCAAGTACCAAGAGGAACTGGTGGCGCATCCTGAACttcaagaacttgaagaAGGGGTAAAGGACAGTTCAGTGGCGCCCTCTGGAGGAGGCGGCACTCCGCAGCCCAGTGGCACCCGGATCAAACTGATTTCTAGTGGCTCGAAAGAAGCAAACGGCGGTAGCACTGCTGCTCAAAGCGACGAGGAATGACAGATGCGGCTGCCAAGGGACGACTCTTGATCGACAAGATCGGGCCGCAAAATAGCCTGTAGAGTTGTATCGCCCAAAGCGGCGATTGTTTGATGATATATGCAATGGCGTTCGGCAGGACAGGTGTCAATAAACAACATGCGATCAGGGACAGGGAAAGAGAAAGCGAAGGGAATCGAGGACCAAATACCATACACAGCCGACGCATTGACGGAAGTCGTTTCATGGACCTCCCAATGGACGACTCTGGAGGGCGTCAAACCCTGCAAGGGGATGGCGAATTTGCACTGCGTGTTTAGATAAATAGTAGGATgtattttaattagaaaTCTTACATGCAGTAACTTTTATTCATCTCTCTATCTATAACAGCGACAGCGGTGGTGATGATTTGATGCGATAACAGTCTGAGTTTGATAGTAAGTACAGGTCAGGTGTCTTGGATTTGATGCTTCCTCAacccagctcagctcagctcagctctgCTCTCTCTGCGCAACAAACCTAGACTTGTCCTCATTCGCCACACTCCCAACACGCCGACAGTCTTAGCTGGACCTTGACCAACATCTGCTTTCCGTTAGGGCGATCTTAATGGACAAAACTTCATAATGAAGAAGACGCTGCTTCTTTGTTTTATTCATGGTTTCAAGGTATACACATCCATAGCGTGCCTCTACCTCTCGCTGCCTCGTGTGTCGTCATAGTCAGTCTCAGCCATAATACTAATTTTATCAAGGGCGGCGAAGACACGTTCGGTGTTGATTATCAATTCACCAAGGACCTACGCGATTTGGTAGGGCAGGCTTTGCCAaaggttgatgttgaagtggtTGTCTATCCCAAATATGAGACTCGTGGGGATTTGGGCAGTTGTGTGAGTCGCTTCCGCGACTGGTGAGTATTCCTTAGTGGACAGCTGCTGTTACAAGGGCATTAGCTAAAAGCGATTGCCATAGGCTTCAGAACAAGGTCATCGACATGGAGGTCGCAGCTGGCACACCGTCGCCAACGATAGAGCCTTCGGTGCGAACCATCCTCGTCGGCCATTCCATGGGTGGCATCGTGGCGGCCGAGATGCTTATCGGCTTAGCTTCTGAGAAGCCTATCTACACAGAAGACGGTATTCAAAAGACCGAGAAACCAACCTTTAATTCCCTCATGTTTCCCTACATCCAAGGTGTTCTCGCCTTTGATACTCCTTATCTTGGCATATCTCCTGGTGTGGTAGCTCACGGTGCAGAGGATCAGTACCAAAACGCTGCACAGGCTGTAGGTGCAATATCGCAGCTGAGCGGCCTCGGAGCATCACTCTGGGGCGCCAAAGCAGCAGGCTCCCCTTCAACGTCGCCCGCTCCCCCAAAGATAGCTGGAGCGCTGCCAGCTCCCTCCACATCTGGTGGCAACTCATGGCAAAAATGGGGCAAAATGGCTATGTACGCTGGCGCAGCTGGAGCGGTAGCAGCTGGTGGTGCTGCAGCATGGATGAAACGCGACCAACTCGGTGAAGGTTGGTCTTGGGCGTCGTCGCATCTCGAATTCGTGGGATGCCTTGCTAGAGGAGAAGAACTGCGCAAACGAGTGGCGTGTCTTCTTCAGTTGCGAGAAGAGTTAGACGTGGGCTTCGCCAACATATACACTCGTCTTGGTAAAGCAGCGCCGTCAAAGCAGATCAACGTCGTTGGTACCGTATTGGGGCAGGACAGGACATTTTGCAATCTTCCCAAAAAGCAGCCTGGAGGGGTGTGGATGgaagccatcaacaacaaggcaACGGACGAGGCTGGAGCACATATGAGTAAGTCAAGCCGCTCGAGAGGCAATCGCTGTACTGAGACTTTTTCCAGATATGTTTACGCCGAGAGAAAATCCCGAGTACAACAGATTGGCACAGGATGCCACTGAAGTGATTCGTGGCTGGTTACAGAACGGCTGGTATGAGACGAGTGCTGAAGAACCACTCCTGTTGGAAGACACACCATTGACTGAGGACGGCCTTTTGCCCGAGACTCCACAGGTCGAAAAAGCTGTTTAACCTGCTGGATTTCTGTTTCTTTAGTTAGATATATCTACACCTAGACTATGTATATATGAGTGTTTGTGTGTGAATCACATCGAGGTAGTTTTTGGTTCCCCAAAGTCTTCCAGTTGTATGCTATTCAATGGcattcttctctcctcttttctttaccGTTTAAATTCCTTTTATTGAGCCTTCTGACCCTGTGCTTTCAGATTTCGCATGACCTTGCGCCTCTGGCTCATCAAATGTGTATACAAGACATAAGATCCTGTGCTAGGTCAGTATTGCAGTCGCACACTCAGCCTCTTTTAGCTTACCAGGAACATAGATAACCAAGACGGCGTAAAGTGCCCACTTATAGAGCTCGTTAATGTTGCCCGCAGGATCAGTGGCGAACCAGATGAGCATACATTCACTCAAGATACCAATGGGGTAGAGCACAAAGAAAGTGTTATAACGCAACCAAGTAAGAAACTTGGGCTGGTAGCCGGACAGCGAGAGAGCGAAGAAAGAATAGCGGATAATCTCGGTGACGGACCAAGCGATGAGCATGGAGGAATAAAAGGGCGAGAGGGCGAGGAAGGGGAATACATCGACGATGGCCCAGACGAGCAGGAAACGCGAGGCGACCTGCATAAGAGTGGTCATAAAGGAAGCACGGACGACGCCTGTAGGGGACATTTTATGTTAGTATACACCACAATGCAATGTCAAGAAGCAGGGGAATTATACCAAGCATCGAATGCAGCACCTCCAACCCAGCCAGAGTCTGCGTCCATTTTGTATATTGGCCAATATTAGGATAGACGTACTCAGGCCCGTAGGCACTGGCAAGCATGGCGGTGCGGCCGAGCACAACAGACCATTGCACAGCTGAGAGGAAGTTGTAGAAGATCAGATAGGCCTTGTTTGCTGTTGAAGCCTCCTGTTTCAGGGGTCGTTTTGCGGCCGCAGTATTGGAGTCCATTGCTGCTAAGATCTGGGAGCCGGGAATTTCAAAGTCGAGCAGTAGACTATAGTTGGATCGAACAAGTGACTGCGAGTCAAAGGCAAAGTTGAAGCCTTGTGTTGGTGTGAGTGTTGACGATGGAAAACGGATGTTGAGTGTGGCATTGAATAAAGAAACCTCGAATTTCTTTATTGGGTTTAGCGCCTCGGTGCTGGGTGTTTTTGGTGGGGATAGCGAGTCGCCTAACCCACTGCAATCCAGATTCACATGCTAATGAATATCTACGTACACTCTAGTCTAGGTGCTCTCTATGAGACAACATTATCACAATACTTCACCGTCGCTTTTGGGTAGAAGAATTCTTCTTTGATCATGATTTGGCTAGTCTCGTACTAACACTATGCCATCTGAATCCAGAGGTACTCAAAGAGCGAGGCCTGTGTGCGTGGCCATGATGTTCTTAACAAAGCCGACTCTCAATACGTCGCAGTCAGTCTCTGGACCAGGTAATCAC
Coding sequences within:
- a CDS encoding protein tyrosine phosphatase-like protein, with the protein product MDSNTAAAKRPLKQEASTANKAYLIFYNFLSAVQWSVVLGRTAMLASAYGPEYVYPNIGQYTKWTQTLAGLEVLHSMLGVVRASFMTTLMQVASRFLLVWAIVDVFPFLALSPFYSSMLIAWSVTEIIRYSFFALSLSGYQPKFLTWLRYNTFFVLYPIGILSECMLIWFATDPAGNINELYKWALYAVLVIYVPGSYVLYTHLMSQRRKVMRNLKAQGQKAQ
- a CDS encoding probable component of SWI/SNF global transcription activator complex; its protein translation is MASVHAPHAVQHPGAPMPAGATKQQAEEVFRKLRQMKEQGVPPSDPEYIKASQFLMSFQQQHTMRRNQQQFLQQQQKQQMQNATNGTPANGVMPGRSMQQGSPQSTQPPSNPLGASAMPNQTTPTPASTGTSPSTAPSSNHFTQQQLGLLRQQIHAFKLLGKNAGVSLQLQQAIFNQRHRRQAAIADAAQVIQATKSNQADPESTKDGQNGPGAVTEDEGSDIPKAHTFKTVKSPYGTSMIRPEIKYFDHSQRKNRWFIPGVFPTGIDFDHLRYEREVVVSNRMRQRYAELKNLPGDLAHWDSSKETLEADDSLKRKAIIEMKSIALYAKQRALRDKIGRQMIHYDNLAMTTNRSGFRRMKKQNVREARITEKLEKQQRDARENREKKKHTDFLRAIYTHRQEIQDSASSQRNKSHKLSRLMYQQHFNIEKEEQKRIERTAKQRLQALKANDEEAYLKLLDQAKDTRITHLLKQTDGFLHQLASSVKAQQRQAAERYGDGDDPQMDDASDYDEDDESSKKIDYYAVAHRIREEVTEQANMLVGGKLKEYQVKGLQWMISLYNNNLNGILADEMGLGKTIQTISLITYLIERKQQAGPYLVIVPLSTLTNWNLEFERWAPSVSRIVYKGPPNARKQQQDKIRQGGFQVLLTTYEYIIKDRPILSKIKWFHMIIDEGHRMKNSNSKLSFTIQQYYHTRFRLILTGTPLQNNLSELWAMLNFVLPNIFKSATTFDEWFNTPFANTGGQDKMELTEEEQILVIRRLHKVLRPFLLRRLKKDVEKDLPDKTEKVIKCKFSALQSKLYKQMVTHNRLVVSDGKGGKTGARGLSNMIMQLRKLCNHPFVFDVVENVMNPMNVSNDLLWRTAGKFELLDRILPKYQATGHRVLMFFQMTAIMDIMEDYLRYKRFEYLRLDGTTKSDERSDLLREFNAPDSKYFMFLLSTRAGGLGLNLQTADTVIIYDSDWNPHQDLQAQDRAHRIGQKNEVRILRLISSNSVEEKILERARFKLDMDGKVIQAGRFDNKSSETDRDAMLRTLLETADMAESGEQDEMEDEELNMLLARSDDEITVFQKIDEERQRTSPYGNGPGSKPRLMGEDELPDIYLNEGNPISDETEDVVLGRGARERTKVKYDDGLTEEQWLMAVDDDDDSPEAAAARKQARKDRRENNRLKKSGVSNSVDESPSGSRASTEEIETPKKRGRKPGSKNEKRKAEDGNDEPPPKKRRGPQGRPSKVSLESRLPPHQREVLQRSLRNLYDALMTLEVDDIEPPEDDESDPGKRLIIGPFVKLPPKRDYADYYLIIQNPICMNQIQTRIKKEEYTSLSGLRKDIELMIRNCQTYNEDGSILYQDAKVMNEFFNSKYQEELVAHPELQELEEGVKDSSVAPSGGGGTPQPSGTRIKLISSGSKEANGGSTAAQSDEE
- a CDS encoding probable RRB1 protein, involved in the regulation of ribosome biosynthesis; the protein is MSSDDDFEIKVSELAADDPMRAFLPTSFGKKSKETDVAAQIERSRRKVAEVSGGKKKKKKQQDSSDDSDSDNSDDSDQDEFPLSHELVLKTHDRAVTTVSLDPAGGRLATASTDCTVKLHDFASMTPSTLRSFRSVDPYETKASDVNSQSHPIHRIEFNPLAGGVLLCVSAHPQAKILSRDGDIITEFVKGDMYLRDMHNTKGHISEITTGTWHPTDKNLCVTAGTDSTLRIWDINNKRTQRDVVVFKSKAAGSAGRTKMTAVAWGSSPQGNSNVLVAAALDGSLVMYSGNSPFSRPAGEIRDAHKPQSWTSGIDVSSDGRMVVTRGGDDLIKLWDTRKFTKPLVTVAHISTSDHFPTSNIKYAPNSTNIITGSATGHLHILNPGNLRAEYVTEITPGSPLITVDWHPKINQIVTGSANAETHVLYNPQMSNRGAVDVMSRAPKKRHIDDNPELTMDQSVGVSGDAIVVPGATRSSKPSGVTVSGRSKDPRRPYIPQQTPFQKNQPDEKLIAENIPLARMLHEDPREALLKYADKAQSDPMFTKAWSKTQPQTQYAELSDEEDGPDKKRLKR